One genomic region from Leguminivora glycinivorella isolate SPB_JAAS2020 chromosome 8, LegGlyc_1.1, whole genome shotgun sequence encodes:
- the LOC125228926 gene encoding putative nuclease HARBI1 has translation MSKREKLSSSRKASETLSRSTFLAITSYLIPKIMAYFLLLNEELRQRKIQRKRLRDAHNPFELPDPEFQHLYRINKDMGRYLIGQLEGTLGETAAHGIPVHVQVLSSVMFMAAGSYQRGVGQDHNLCMGQTTVSKYLGRVVDAINQRLKNRWIVFPGTEAGRQNVSSGFREKFGVPDALGAVDCTHVAIFPPPRPHGVQYINRKGIHTLNVQLVADANCKILNVNAQFPGRVHDTYIFRQSVVRGEMRRLHDQRMGRYFLLGDSGYPLEPWLMTPVLHADPHSPQDRYTRWHCQARNVVERTNGYLKGSLRCLGLDRCLHYAPEKACSLIYACCTLYNIMKYYGVELQQAEIEPVEGQDHDGPIDDAAALMRVANERRENLILNYFS, from the exons ATGTCAAAACGAGAGAAACTGTCTTCGAGCCGCAAAGCTAGCGAGACGCTCTCGAGAAGCACTTTTCTGGCGATTACGAGCTATTTAATCCCAAAAAT AATGGCATATTTCCTTCTTCTAAATGAAGAGCTGAGACAGCGTAAAATTCAGCGCAAGCGTTTACGCGACGCTCATAACCCCTTCGAGCTGCCGGATCCAGAATTCCAACATTTATATAGAATTAACAAAGATATGGGCCGGTACTTGATTGGGCAGCTTGAAGGGACTTTAGGAGAGACCGCCGCTCACGGCATTCCAGTACATGTCCAG GTACTATCATCCGTGATGTTCATGGCTGCCGGGAGTTATCAAAGAGGAGTGGGCCAAGACCACAACTTGTGCATGGGGCAGACAACTGTGTCTAAATATTTAGGCAGAGTTGTCGATGCCATTAACCAACG ATTGAAAAACCGGTGGATTGTTTTCCCGGGAACGGAGGCAGGAAGGCAAAATGTCTCCTCCGGATTCCGGGAAAAGTTCGGAGTCCCCGATGCACTGGGAGCAGTTGATTGCACGCATGTGGCCATTTTTCCACCACCGCGGCCACATGGCGTGCAATATATAAATCGAAAGGGAATACACACCCTCAATGTGCAGTTG GTAGCAGACGCGAACTgcaaaattttaaatgtaaacgCCCAATTTCCGGGGAGAGTACATGATACCTATATCTTTCGTCAGTCGGTGGTGAGAGGGGAAATGCGTCGCCTCCACGATCAGCGCATGGGGCGTTACTTTCTTTTGG GAGATTCCGGCTACCCACTAGAGCCCTGGCTCATGACGCCGGTGTTGCACGCCGACCCGCACTCGCCGCAGGACCGCTACACGCGTTGGCACTGCCAGGCCCGGAACGTAGTGGAGCGCACAAATGGATACCTGAAAGGTTCTCTCCGGTGTTTGGGATTGGATAGGTGCCTCCACTACGCTCCAGAGAAAGCGTGCAGCCTCATATATGCTTGCTGCACCTTATACAATATCATGAAGTACTATGG AGTGGAGTTGCAGCAAGCAGAGATAGAGCCGGTTGAAGGCCAGGACCACGACGGACCGATCGACGACGCTGCGGCCCTTATGCGGGTAGCCAATGAACGCCGAGagaatttaatattaaattatttttcttaa